The DNA window AAAATCGACCCCGACCGCATCGGCGTGATGGGTGGCTCTGCCGGCGGCCATTTGTCCGGACTGCTGGCGATGACCGGCGGCAAGCCCGACTTCGAAGGCGACGGGCCCCACAAGGACCAGTCCAGCGCTGTCAAGGCCTGCATCGTCATGGCGGCGACCCAGGACCTTCACGCGGCGAACGAATTGAAATCCGCCGAGAACGCTGTCGCGTTCTTTGGCGCTACTTGTGCCGATAAGCCCGACCTCTACCGGGCCGCCTCGCCGATTCATCACGTTCGCGTTGGCGTCCCTCCGGTCGTTTTCATCGAAGGCGAGAAAGACACGCTCAAAGTCGGCCGGGCGGAAATGATGGAAAAACTGAAGGCTCTGCACATCCCAACGGCGGTCCACACGCTGAAGGATGCGCCGCACCCGTTCTGGATGAGCGACCCGTGGTGCGCCCAGACCGTAGACATCGCCGACGCGTTCTTTAAGGAACACCTCCGCAAGCCCACAATTGAACGCTGAGGTCAACCGGCCAGCACGAGTGGTGCGGCGACCAGGCTGATGACCGCGGCGATGAAGGTGCCCACCATGACGCCGCGCCAACCGTATGCGCCGTACATCCAACCGGCGAGGCCGAAGTTGAGGATCAGGATCGCCACCCACGTCCCGCAGATGCCGCCGACGTCCCACCGCCATCGCATTGATGCGACTTTCATTGCGCCGACCATCGCGAAGTAGAGCACCATCGCGCCGATGGCGTGACCGAAATCCATCATCGCGGTGTCCTGCAAGGGCGGTGGTGGTCGGCTGGAATAGTTGAGGAACGGCACGGCCGGCACCAATGGCGACGCGGACGGCTCGGCATCGGACGTAGATGCAACGGCGGGTGCGGGTGGATCAGGTTCGTCGTGGGACTCTGGCAAAACGGCTCCGAATCGCTGTCATCAGTACGAGACCTCGGCCACCCATATCTCCGAGCGGCCCTTGGTCTGACCGTGATAGTAGAACATCAGCCCGCGGTCTTTCTCGGTCGGCACGATCCATGTGTAGCCGTAGTCGGTGTTCTTGTCGTCGGGGATGCTGGGGAACTCCAGTACGACGCGCTCCCGCTTGAACTCCAGCGACTTGGGATCGCCGCGCCAAAGCCAGACGCGGCCGGGCTGAGGCCGCTCTGCGGTCAGGATGACCAGTTCGCCGTCTTTCGATGGGTTCATCATCGCGAACGGATGGGCGAGCGTTCCCTTCTTTTCAACGCCGATCTGCGATTCGTCGGTCTTCCACGTTTTGGCCATGTCGTCGGAGACCGCGATGTACTGTCGGGCGGCACTGATCGTTCGGCTGCGGATGAAAATGAGCAGCCGATTCCCGCCGCCCGGGGCGGCCTTGGGGGCATGAACGAGGACTGGTTCCCCGCCGTCGACGTCATTAACAGTGGTGGGTTCGCCCCATGTCTTGCCGCTGTCAACGGATGTCGCGACCCAGATCCCTTGCTCGTGCGGTGTGCTCCCCTTGCGGTAGTGGCCGGTCGCCATCAGTCCAGCGCCCGGGACGCGGACGATAGACGTGACCGAGCCGGTTTTGTTGGGTCCAAGGGTGGGCGTTTCGACTGGCTGCCAGGTTCGGCCCTGGTCGGCCGATCGCCAGCCGAAGATGTGGTTGGCTTTGTTTCCCGTGTGGGCCATCGCCAGCAGGACGATCGCGCCGTCGTCGGCGACGGCCAGGCCGAGGTTGCCGCTGTTGGCGAAGTCTTTGCCGGGGCCGAACTCCCGCAGGATGTTCGGCGATGAGAACGTCTTGCCCCCATCGGAGGAATAGCTGACGGCGGGCGATCCGCCGCCGCCGTGATACGCCCCCGCGAGATAGGCGACCACGATCGATCCGTCGGCGGCGCGAACGGCTTTCGGCCAGGCGAGATGGGCGAACTTGGCGTCCTTGGGCGCGGGGACGGCAATGCGAACGGGGCCGCCGTCGGTTTGTTTGGCGGCCCATTCCGGAAGCGGCTCGGCCGCGCGAGAGACACCCGATAGGGAAATGACTGCGAACAGGACGATCGATGCAGCCCCGCCCGATGCAACTCGAAGGTTCATGTCGTTGTTACACGCCACGGGTCGAACGGTTGCCATACCGCTGGCGAGCGACATGACGGCTCAGTGGGGCACACGATGGCGCTGTGCCCTTACCCGCCAAGGCGTGCAACAAACGCGGCATGCTCTGGCGTCGCGACGCCGCGGTCGACCGCCGCGAAGATTGCCGGCAGATCTCCCCGAAGCATCGCCTTGGCAGAAGGGCCTAGGATAGTGCCTTCACCTGCTGTGCTGCCGCAGACGGACGGCGGACGTCCCACACGAGCCGGGCGCGCTCCATGAACCGGATGACGAGGTACGACAGATCGATCTCATACTTCTTCAAGCCGTGCTGAGCGCTGGTCGGGAAGGCGTGGTGGTTGTTGTGCCATCCTTCGCCCAGTGCCAACGCGGCGACGATAGGGTTGTTGCGGCTCATGTCGCCGGACTTGAACGTGCGATAGCCGAAAAGGTGGCAAATTGAG is part of the Humisphaera borealis genome and encodes:
- a CDS encoding alpha/beta hydrolase, with amino-acid sequence MSRMIAILALLLSATVATAQDAKPKWAKLKPKTPDGFKMIEAVVATYPEDVVKLTVYVPDKPGKYPCILDIHGGGWANRQVESDKPMMERLAQRGYVTAIIAYRLSTTSKFPAALHDCKSAVRTLRARAAEWKIDPDRIGVMGGSAGGHLSGLLAMTGGKPDFEGDGPHKDQSSAVKACIVMAATQDLHAANELKSAENAVAFFGATCADKPDLYRAASPIHHVRVGVPPVVFIEGEKDTLKVGRAEMMEKLKALHIPTAVHTLKDAPHPFWMSDPWCAQTVDIADAFFKEHLRKPTIER
- a CDS encoding sialidase family protein, whose translation is MSLASGMATVRPVACNNDMNLRVASGGAASIVLFAVISLSGVSRAAEPLPEWAAKQTDGGPVRIAVPAPKDAKFAHLAWPKAVRAADGSIVVAYLAGAYHGGGGSPAVSYSSDGGKTFSSPNILREFGPGKDFANSGNLGLAVADDGAIVLLAMAHTGNKANHIFGWRSADQGRTWQPVETPTLGPNKTGSVTSIVRVPGAGLMATGHYRKGSTPHEQGIWVATSVDSGKTWGEPTTVNDVDGGEPVLVHAPKAAPGGGNRLLIFIRSRTISAARQYIAVSDDMAKTWKTDESQIGVEKKGTLAHPFAMMNPSKDGELVILTAERPQPGRVWLWRGDPKSLEFKRERVVLEFPSIPDDKNTDYGYTWIVPTEKDRGLMFYYHGQTKGRSEIWVAEVSY